The following proteins are encoded in a genomic region of Desulfurococcaceae archaeon:
- a CDS encoding PLP-dependent aminotransferase family protein: protein MARPDYYKFFSSRLNFIEPSPIREMVSKIAKKSREARVISFAAGDPDPDVIPRKMYAEISKEAFETEKRSVIYSPTEGIPELREETAKFMSNVEGVNTSPDNILITLGGSQALDLIGRMLFDPGDIVIVENPSYVNTILTWRQYGVRILGIPMDEDGMKVHVLEETLKELRSEGKIAKLVYTIPTGQNPTGITMAMDRRKYLLELASTYDLLVVEDGAYNYLVYEPLELRSIKSMDREERVIFVGTYSKIFGTGLRVGWLLLPSGMVEKFKAAKGPTDMCAPVPSQFIVYGLLKKGLFEQIRNHAIKAYKEKRDLMIKALEDHMPGLKHTTPIAGMFVFLWLPEHVNGWRFAEEALEKYAVATIPGAPFYTDGSGKSSLRLNFSLAPKDMIEEGVRRLGALLRELV from the coding sequence TTGGCTAGGCCAGATTACTACAAGTTCTTTAGTAGTAGGCTGAACTTTATCGAACCCAGCCCTATACGAGAGATGGTCTCAAAAATTGCGAAAAAATCCCGGGAAGCCAGGGTAATCAGCTTTGCAGCTGGCGACCCCGATCCCGACGTGATACCGAGAAAGATGTACGCTGAAATATCTAAAGAGGCGTTTGAAACGGAGAAGAGGTCGGTTATATACTCCCCAACAGAGGGCATACCGGAACTGAGGGAGGAAACAGCCAAGTTCATGAGCAACGTCGAGGGTGTAAACACTTCACCCGATAACATCTTAATAACTCTTGGTGGAAGCCAGGCACTGGACCTTATTGGAAGGATGTTATTTGATCCCGGAGATATCGTGATCGTGGAAAACCCGTCATACGTGAACACTATTTTAACGTGGAGGCAATACGGTGTCCGTATACTGGGTATACCGATGGATGAAGACGGCATGAAGGTGCACGTCCTAGAAGAGACCTTAAAAGAACTTAGGAGCGAGGGCAAGATCGCCAAGTTAGTATACACCATTCCAACAGGGCAGAACCCCACCGGCATAACCATGGCCATGGATAGGCGCAAGTACCTGTTAGAACTGGCAAGCACTTACGACCTACTAGTAGTAGAGGATGGTGCGTACAACTACCTAGTCTACGAGCCCCTAGAACTGAGGTCTATCAAGTCAATGGACAGGGAGGAGAGGGTAATATTCGTGGGTACCTACAGCAAGATCTTTGGGACGGGCTTGAGGGTAGGCTGGTTACTATTACCTAGCGGAATGGTGGAGAAGTTTAAAGCCGCTAAAGGCCCAACAGACATGTGCGCGCCGGTACCTTCACAATTTATAGTTTACGGCTTGTTGAAAAAAGGCCTCTTCGAGCAGATCAGGAATCATGCCATAAAGGCCTACAAAGAAAAGCGAGACCTCATGATCAAGGCCCTCGAAGACCACATGCCTGGGCTCAAACACACAACGCCTATTGCGGGAATGTTTGTGTTCCTCTGGTTACCGGAGCACGTCAATGGCTGGAGATTTGCCGAAGAGGCACTGGAGAAATACGCAGTTGCGACCATACCCGGTGCACCCTTCTATACTGATGGAAGCGGTAAAAGCTCCCTGAGACTAAACTTCTCCCTAGCACCGAAAGACATGATCGAGGAGGGTGTGAGGCGCTTAGGGGCTTTACTAAGAGAACTAGTGTAG
- a CDS encoding flavin reductase family protein — MFGWFALAYRLLYPLRTYLVVSGKLGEEVNVMAADWVTVVSAQPFMVAVSIAPARYTYKLVKKYGEFVISVPSVEMLNDVWVAGSERGPQKLKKMGFELSQASRVQVPIIKNALANLECRVVNEHHYGDHVLFICEVLAYHYREGAFKDNEPQLSAGFLAHIARNKFATFTEKVLYPEAQ, encoded by the coding sequence ATTTTCGGGTGGTTTGCACTGGCTTATAGACTACTATACCCTCTAAGGACGTACCTGGTTGTATCCGGGAAGCTCGGTGAAGAGGTAAATGTGATGGCAGCCGACTGGGTAACGGTCGTTTCGGCCCAACCTTTCATGGTCGCCGTATCCATTGCGCCTGCTCGTTATACCTACAAGCTGGTTAAGAAGTACGGTGAGTTCGTAATAAGCGTTCCAAGCGTAGAAATGCTCAATGACGTTTGGGTAGCTGGGTCTGAACGCGGCCCTCAAAAGCTTAAAAAGATGGGCTTCGAGCTCTCACAGGCAAGCAGGGTTCAAGTACCCATTATAAAGAACGCGCTTGCGAACCTAGAATGCCGGGTTGTGAATGAGCATCATTATGGAGACCATGTTCTCTTCATATGCGAGGTCTTAGCGTATCACTACAGAGAAGGCGCGTTTAAAGACAACGAGCCACAGCTAAGTGCCGGCTTCCTAGCGCACATAGCACGGAATAAATTCGCCACCTTTACGGAGAAGGTACTCTACCCTGAAGCACAGTAA